The nucleotide sequence TTTCTTTGTGGCTTCAAGGATAGCCTGAGTATGACCGCCCATACCTAAAGTTGCATCCACATAGAGCCCGTCTTTTCTCGTGATAAGATTTTCAATAACCTCGTTCTTCATGACAGGCACGTGTATAGATGCCTTTTGTTCGATTATTGCGTTCTGCATAGTGTTAGAGTCCTTGTGCTGCAAGAATTTCCCTGCTCTTTTTAAATTCTTCATAAGCCCCGTCGGCCTCTTCTTGCTCCCAGACTTCCTTAGACCATATCTCAACCTTGGTCAGCATGCCGATTAAAACCACTTCTTTATCTATCCGTGCGTGTTGTCTTAGGTTTTGTGGAATAAGAATTCTTCCCTGACCGTCCATTGGGCAATCTACCGCTCCACCCATTAGGTATCTTAAAAAGGAAATTACCTCTTGTTTGAACTGGGGAAGTTCTGAGACTTTTCTCTCAATCTCGTTCCATTCCCTAAGCGGATATGCAGC is from Thermodesulfobacteriota bacterium and encodes:
- the mraZ gene encoding division/cell wall cluster transcriptional repressor MraZ, whose product is MFRGRYEHTMTDKGRISIPSKFREVCREKYGGEIFIVTNFDKCLAAYPLREWNEIERKVSELPQFKQEVISFLRYLMGGAVDCPMDGQGRILIPQNLRQHARIDKEVVLIGMLTKVEIWSKEVWEQEEADGAYEEFKKSREILAAQGL